From the Bacteroidia bacterium genome, one window contains:
- a CDS encoding ABC transporter ATP-binding protein, producing the protein MEVIRLEDVHKTYSDNGVPVHALRGVRLSIARGEFVVIAGPSGSGKTTLLNVMGALDTPTEGKVYLEGKAISELHRGAISAIRLKKLGFVFQAYNLIPVLTALENIEFSMMLLGIDTAERRRRALAVMAELDIDQLADKRPNEMSGGQQQRVAVARAIVNNPSIILADEPTANLDSETGGNLLDLMERMNRQHNLTFIFSSHDPEVIRRARRLIVLHDGLVYRDESGREMQQGVDGH; encoded by the coding sequence ATGGAAGTAATACGACTCGAAGACGTGCATAAAACATATTCCGACAATGGAGTGCCGGTACACGCGCTGCGCGGAGTGCGTCTCAGCATCGCGCGGGGGGAATTCGTCGTCATCGCCGGTCCCTCGGGCTCCGGCAAGACGACGCTTCTGAACGTGATGGGCGCGCTCGATACGCCGACCGAGGGAAAGGTGTATCTGGAGGGCAAAGCCATCAGCGAACTGCATCGCGGCGCCATCTCCGCCATCCGGCTGAAGAAACTGGGCTTCGTGTTTCAGGCCTACAATCTGATTCCCGTGCTCACGGCGCTGGAGAACATCGAGTTCTCCATGATGCTTCTGGGAATCGACACCGCCGAGCGACGCAGACGCGCGCTCGCGGTCATGGCGGAACTCGACATCGATCAGCTCGCGGACAAACGGCCCAACGAGATGAGCGGCGGACAGCAACAACGCGTGGCGGTGGCGCGCGCGATAGTCAACAATCCCTCGATCATTCTCGCGGATGAACCCACGGCGAACCTGGATTCCGAGACCGGCGGAAATTTACTGGACCTGATGGAGCGCATGAACAGACAGCACAATCTCACCTTCATTTTCTCCTCGCACGATCCGGAAGTGATTCGCCGGGCCCGGAGGTTGATCGTCCTGCATGACGGCCTGGTGTACAGGGACGAGAGCGGTCGAGAGATGCAGCAGGGAGTAGACGGTCATTGA
- a CDS encoding UDP-N-acetylmuramate--L-alanine ligase, whose translation MKQFYFIGIGGTAMASVAAALRQRGDAVSGSDNALYPPMSTFLEQRGIQWSEGFDAARIDALAEDTVIVVGNAISRGNAELEAVLRSRRPYTSLAALAGGELIGGRNSVVIAGTHGKSTTSSLTAWVLEAAGRKPGFLIGGIPENFGMGCRPAQAGGVFVTEGDEYDTAFFDKRSKFVHYHPDVAVLNNIEFDHADIFDNLAQVKKSFRQFINLVPDNGIILANGDDHHVLEVVHDAPAPVLLFGFGYRNMLRARDIRFMDGQTAFTMFDKNHADEYRFRIPLAGEFNVRNALAAIAVAKHLGADDDAIQRGFATFRSIKRRMEVIAEHGGITLIDDFAHHPTALSATLTALREKYPGRRLIACFEPRSNTTTRSIYQHEITDALALADVAVIGAIDRPQRYAENERLSTDRVARDLEAHGLLARSIPDAAEMVEWVADIARPGDVIALCSNGRFGGAHALLRQRIEQRDGTQTPYS comes from the coding sequence ATGAAGCAATTTTATTTTATCGGAATCGGCGGAACGGCAATGGCCTCGGTGGCCGCGGCGCTCCGCCAGCGCGGGGATGCGGTGAGCGGGAGCGACAACGCCCTGTATCCTCCCATGAGCACATTTCTCGAACAGAGAGGAATACAGTGGAGCGAGGGCTTCGATGCTGCGCGCATCGACGCACTGGCGGAGGATACGGTGATCGTGGTCGGCAACGCGATAAGCCGCGGAAATGCGGAGCTCGAGGCGGTGCTGCGTTCGCGGCGTCCCTACACCTCGCTGGCGGCGCTGGCGGGCGGGGAACTGATAGGCGGCCGCAACAGTGTGGTGATTGCCGGTACGCACGGCAAGAGCACCACATCCTCGCTCACGGCGTGGGTGCTTGAAGCGGCCGGTCGCAAACCGGGCTTTCTCATCGGAGGCATACCCGAAAATTTCGGTATGGGCTGTCGTCCTGCGCAAGCCGGCGGCGTGTTCGTGACGGAGGGCGATGAGTACGACACGGCATTTTTCGACAAGCGCTCGAAGTTTGTGCACTACCATCCCGATGTGGCGGTTCTCAACAACATAGAATTCGATCACGCGGACATTTTCGACAATCTCGCGCAGGTGAAGAAGAGCTTCCGGCAGTTCATCAATCTCGTGCCGGACAATGGCATCATTCTCGCCAACGGCGACGATCATCATGTGCTGGAGGTGGTGCACGACGCTCCCGCGCCCGTGCTGCTCTTCGGTTTCGGCTACCGCAACATGCTGCGCGCGCGCGACATCCGCTTCATGGACGGGCAGACGGCGTTCACGATGTTCGACAAGAATCATGCGGACGAGTACCGTTTCAGGATTCCCCTGGCCGGCGAGTTCAATGTGCGCAACGCCCTCGCGGCCATCGCCGTCGCAAAGCATCTTGGCGCGGACGACGATGCAATACAGCGCGGCTTTGCGACCTTCCGTAGCATCAAGCGGCGCATGGAAGTGATCGCCGAGCATGGCGGCATTACGCTGATAGACGACTTCGCGCATCATCCCACAGCCTTGAGCGCCACGCTCACGGCTCTGCGGGAGAAATATCCCGGCCGCCGGCTCATTGCCTGTTTCGAGCCGCGCTCCAACACCACCACGCGCAGCATTTACCAGCACGAGATCACCGACGCCCTGGCTCTGGCCGACGTCGCGGTGATCGGCGCCATTGACCGCCCCCAGCGCTATGCGGAGAACGAGCGCCTGTCCACCGACCGCGTCGCACGCGACCTCGAAGCGCACGGCTTGCTCGCCCGCTCCATTCCCGATGCGGCGGAAATGGTCGAGTGGGTAGCCGACATCGCACGTCCCGGCGACGTGATCGCGCTCTGCAGCAACGGCCGCTTCGGCGGAGCGCATGCGCTGCTCAGGCAACGTATCGAACAACGCGACGGCACACAGACTCCCTACTCGTAG
- a CDS encoding dioxygenase: MPDTHSSAANGFAPAIRTPVLFIGHGSPMNAITDSAYSEALIRLGTELPQPKAVLVISAHWITSGTRVTSTVRNTQLFDFAGFPDELSRIKYTPPGDIALAERICDMLAPQATCDQFRPIDHGCWTVLSRMYPDAEIPVLQLSLDAKAAVHAHVALGARLSPLRERGVLIVASGNLCHALGALQPEPEAPPPRWVTDFDAAVADAIESDKQEVLTAYERLPFAERAIPESSHYLPLLYILGLRRPDDDLRWIYSEFEHGSVSMRSFLLAG; this comes from the coding sequence ATGCCTGATACACACAGCAGTGCAGCAAACGGCTTCGCCCCTGCGATTCGCACGCCGGTCCTGTTCATTGGTCACGGCTCGCCGATGAACGCCATTACCGACAGCGCGTATTCGGAGGCGTTGATTCGGCTCGGCACGGAACTCCCGCAACCCAAGGCGGTACTGGTCATTTCCGCGCACTGGATCACCAGCGGTACACGCGTCACCTCCACCGTGCGCAATACGCAGCTGTTCGACTTTGCCGGATTCCCGGACGAGCTTTCACGCATCAAGTACACCCCGCCGGGGGACATCGCTCTCGCGGAGCGTATCTGCGACATGCTCGCACCGCAGGCCACCTGCGACCAGTTTCGCCCCATAGATCATGGTTGTTGGACGGTACTGAGCCGAATGTATCCCGATGCGGAAATTCCCGTGCTGCAATTGAGTCTGGACGCGAAGGCGGCTGTTCACGCGCATGTCGCGCTCGGCGCCCGCTTGAGTCCGCTGCGCGAACGTGGTGTGCTGATCGTTGCCAGTGGCAATCTCTGTCACGCCCTCGGTGCGCTGCAGCCGGAGCCCGAAGCACCTCCGCCGCGCTGGGTGACCGACTTCGACGCGGCGGTGGCGGACGCCATAGAGTCGGACAAGCAGGAGGTACTCACCGCCTATGAGCGCCTCCCCTTCGCCGAGCGCGCCATCCCCGAATCTTCCCACTATCTTCCCTTGCTCTATATTCTCGGCCTCCGCCGCCCCGACGACGACCTGCGCTGGATATACAGCGAGTTCGAGCACGGGAGTGTGTCCATGAGGAGTTTTCTGCTGGCGGGGTGA
- a CDS encoding T9SS type A sorting domain-containing protein: MNLSHCRFHVVAAILTVFSLHTGSAQVPANTFLPICLGDASSWIVVQQNLQRKQYDPVCVQTHTIERDTVIGGSRYFAGLFPEECLLPVGWMRSDSAGLFLRTGDSDSLVIPAFAARLTPLLGGVVIDTHAVQTLSGPARAYRVTRREGNVDLSWVWVSGIGLWEFVKTEDSRRRWIYSYISGQRCATGPATDPVAIEVPLRAGDVLVHHRSISSTQREEFQIQGSRMTGIGTHWIGSPGPTILQTRNTFFTASVSARGMVEYTVGGISKIEYYPAFIPATDTVLIDLIPRRVVARFDTVVFSELVRAFTLEWIDRGSLQRMTIADRFGVVYEERSGTTASLHSAVVDGRKWNRSTDRRRYLPVCKGSVIEYTARNKKVSTVAKGVLNRDTLINGREYIYLDIPGIRVDSSVLIKHKLNGWMREEDDGLYGVNDSLILPFTADLGDATPTGIVTELRTRFIHGQERVMMVVNDYNHHFIRNDTLVEGIGLLGSYEDLYIPGESGFTENWNFIGGVICGEVIGATLGSDDAALIPSGIELSFYPNPLRAGQGTALLDVRSQSFRHGRIAVVDVLGRVWFSGDIELHPGQNSITLPVSSLGPGSYVVSLTVGDENATTTLMVR; encoded by the coding sequence ATGAACCTGTCGCATTGTCGTTTTCACGTTGTTGCCGCCATTCTGACCGTGTTTTCCCTGCACACGGGCAGCGCACAAGTGCCCGCGAATACCTTCCTCCCCATTTGTCTGGGGGACGCGTCGTCGTGGATCGTTGTACAGCAGAATCTGCAACGGAAGCAATACGACCCGGTCTGTGTGCAAACGCACACCATAGAGCGCGATACCGTCATCGGTGGATCGCGCTATTTCGCGGGCCTGTTCCCAGAGGAGTGCCTTCTCCCTGTCGGTTGGATGCGCAGCGATTCGGCTGGGCTCTTTCTCCGGACGGGAGATTCCGATTCTCTTGTTATCCCGGCTTTTGCTGCGCGTCTGACGCCCTTGCTTGGCGGGGTCGTGATTGATACTCACGCAGTGCAGACACTCTCGGGTCCCGCACGGGCGTACAGGGTAACCCGGAGGGAGGGAAATGTTGACCTGAGCTGGGTGTGGGTTTCGGGTATCGGTTTATGGGAATTCGTAAAAACCGAGGATTCGCGCAGGCGGTGGATCTACAGCTATATATCAGGTCAGCGCTGTGCTACAGGTCCCGCCACGGATCCCGTTGCTATCGAGGTCCCTCTCCGAGCGGGGGATGTGCTGGTACACCATCGCTCGATATCCTCAACGCAGCGAGAGGAGTTCCAGATTCAGGGCTCGCGAATGACCGGGATCGGGACACATTGGATCGGCAGCCCGGGGCCAACAATTCTCCAGACCAGAAACACCTTTTTTACGGCATCTGTGTCTGCTCGCGGTATGGTCGAATACACTGTCGGAGGGATTTCGAAAATCGAATACTATCCGGCGTTTATCCCCGCGACGGATACCGTTCTGATTGATCTTATTCCACGACGGGTTGTTGCCCGTTTTGATACGGTCGTGTTTTCAGAGTTAGTCAGGGCATTCACGCTGGAATGGATAGACAGAGGAAGTCTGCAGCGCATGACTATTGCGGATCGATTCGGCGTTGTGTACGAAGAACGAAGCGGGACCACCGCATCTCTGCACAGTGCTGTCGTCGATGGACGGAAATGGAACCGCTCCACCGATCGTCGACGCTACCTTCCCGTGTGCAAAGGCAGCGTGATTGAATATACCGCCAGAAATAAGAAAGTGAGCACCGTTGCGAAAGGCGTGCTGAACCGGGATACGCTCATCAATGGTCGCGAGTATATCTATCTGGACATACCCGGAATCAGGGTCGATTCTTCCGTTCTGATCAAGCATAAACTCAACGGGTGGATGCGTGAGGAAGACGACGGTCTGTATGGCGTTAATGATTCGCTTATCCTGCCATTCACTGCGGATCTCGGCGATGCCACCCCTACTGGTATTGTCACGGAGTTGCGAACCCGGTTCATCCACGGACAGGAGCGCGTTATGATGGTGGTGAACGATTACAATCACCATTTCATTCGCAATGATACGCTTGTCGAGGGGATAGGTCTTCTGGGAAGCTACGAAGATTTGTATATCCCGGGGGAATCGGGATTCACGGAAAACTGGAATTTCATCGGTGGAGTCATTTGCGGGGAAGTAATCGGTGCGACGCTTGGAAGCGACGATGCAGCGTTGATTCCATCCGGTATTGAACTTTCATTCTACCCGAATCCGCTGCGCGCCGGTCAAGGTACTGCGCTGCTGGACGTCCGCTCGCAGAGCTTCAGGCACGGAAGAATCGCTGTCGTCGATGTGCTCGGCCGTGTGTGGTTCAGCGGCGATATAGAACTGCATCCAGGACAGAACTCCATCACTCTTCCAGTTTCCTCGCTCGGACCGGGAAGCTATGTTGTCTCGCTGACGGTTGGAGATGAAAACGCAACAACCACTCTGATGGTGCGTTGA
- a CDS encoding T9SS type A sorting domain-containing protein → MRNNSRFVLLLSCFLMLAVKQELMAQKFPWSFMPMCANDQHWYISVSDSGKGQGHTLPVFASMRIGRDTLMNTRRYYYVTFPPEIGIDEGWMHADSAGLYVWTGSGDLRLIPSWVSLGETINGGKVTQVTFVPTPFGDARSFTIEKGGKRSTWTDGIGLWSFDRIHGGYYKPFTWIARNTCGSGASHEPAGFLAPMRDGDILVHRLSSEQQPDLGFQILSARKGTDGNEWIAAASMPDGRRENRNFRIGITPAGMLHYEGNDRNGVQPRFDHYPAYLPPLDELTIGSDLMRIVSRFDTTIFSESVTAFTMVGAKSGVDRVMTIADRFGLVYERVQGLETILHSAVVAGIKYNRSQTPRRFLPLCPASTYAYRRIGPVTNDVVMTSMLDTIAQGLPFVHFGIPAMPGKGGFSVVHAFDGLLREVMAGVVNENGELLLPAAVDLGDRIPTGIAVATGQMEVFGAKRHFLTTVDIGKSGFRVDTLIDNIGLYSTYVSEDFIGTFSWRLLGGDICGNRVGVTSGTTEAYAPTESLDLRLYPNPATVGSTVHIGAWSEVHAHARLLIHDMLGRVVTDESVTLVPGMNIHLRNSGGFAPGMYIVSLTNSAAHVSALLQLR, encoded by the coding sequence ATGCGAAACAACTCACGATTTGTGCTGCTACTTTCCTGCTTCCTGATGCTGGCTGTCAAGCAGGAGCTCATGGCCCAGAAGTTCCCCTGGTCATTCATGCCCATGTGCGCGAACGATCAGCATTGGTATATCAGTGTATCGGATTCCGGCAAGGGCCAGGGCCACACGCTGCCTGTGTTTGCCTCCATGCGCATCGGACGCGATACGCTCATGAATACGCGGCGATATTACTACGTGACCTTCCCGCCCGAGATCGGTATCGACGAAGGCTGGATGCATGCGGACAGCGCCGGACTGTATGTATGGACGGGAAGCGGCGACCTTCGTCTCATTCCGTCATGGGTCAGCCTGGGCGAAACCATCAACGGCGGCAAGGTTACACAGGTGACCTTCGTGCCTACGCCCTTTGGAGACGCCCGCTCGTTTACCATAGAAAAAGGCGGAAAACGCAGCACCTGGACCGACGGTATCGGTCTCTGGAGCTTTGATCGTATCCACGGCGGATATTACAAACCGTTTACATGGATTGCCAGAAACACCTGCGGGTCGGGTGCGTCGCACGAGCCAGCGGGTTTCCTCGCACCAATGCGTGACGGCGACATCCTTGTCCACCGCCTCAGCTCGGAGCAGCAACCCGATCTCGGCTTTCAGATTTTGAGCGCCAGAAAGGGAACTGACGGCAATGAATGGATAGCAGCAGCATCCATGCCCGATGGTCGTCGGGAGAACAGAAACTTCCGGATCGGCATCACGCCTGCGGGTATGCTCCATTATGAGGGGAATGACCGAAACGGAGTGCAGCCGCGTTTCGATCACTACCCGGCGTATCTTCCGCCGCTGGACGAGTTGACCATCGGGTCGGACCTGATGCGCATTGTCTCCCGCTTTGATACCACCATATTTTCCGAGTCGGTCACCGCGTTTACCATGGTCGGCGCCAAAAGCGGTGTGGACAGAGTCATGACCATCGCGGATCGCTTCGGCCTCGTGTACGAGCGTGTACAGGGTCTCGAAACCATTTTGCACAGCGCCGTCGTGGCCGGAATAAAATATAACCGATCTCAAACACCGAGACGATTCCTCCCGCTCTGTCCCGCCAGCACCTATGCTTATAGGAGGATCGGTCCGGTAACGAATGACGTCGTGATGACCAGTATGCTGGATACCATCGCGCAAGGTCTTCCATTTGTGCATTTCGGCATCCCCGCCATGCCTGGCAAGGGCGGATTCAGCGTGGTACACGCATTCGATGGTTTACTCCGGGAGGTGATGGCCGGTGTCGTCAACGAGAACGGAGAATTGTTGCTCCCCGCCGCGGTCGATCTTGGGGACCGCATCCCGACAGGAATCGCTGTCGCCACCGGGCAGATGGAGGTGTTCGGGGCGAAACGGCATTTTCTCACTACGGTTGACATCGGCAAGAGCGGATTTCGGGTCGATACGCTCATCGACAATATCGGCCTGTATTCGACGTACGTGAGTGAGGATTTCATCGGCACGTTCTCGTGGCGTCTTCTCGGTGGAGATATTTGCGGAAACCGGGTGGGCGTCACCTCCGGCACGACAGAAGCTTACGCTCCGACCGAGTCTCTTGATTTGCGTCTGTATCCGAATCCGGCCACAGTCGGCAGCACCGTCCATATCGGCGCATGGTCCGAAGTCCATGCACATGCGCGACTGTTGATACATGACATGTTGGGCAGGGTTGTGACGGATGAAAGCGTAACGCTTGTCCCCGGTATGAACATCCATCTCCGGAACAGTGGCGGCTTTGCTCCCGGAATGTATATCGTGTCTCTGACAAACAGCGCGGCGCATGTCTCCGCTCTTTTGCAACTCCGCTGA
- a CDS encoding T9SS type A sorting domain-containing protein — METTVRDAIGQQRACLIVPGRIMKQILWIPRVCTALLLCALQLPVSAQSSDSAFVSLCKGDVSSWMRIPSRRIAVHYSAPSIESSTVQRDTIIDGGQYIWLEYPPEMGLPAGWMRSDSAGMYFRTIDSDTLVLPTHVELNDVVLNGKVFEILTVLTQFGELPAYRVTRTVFPGKRYDWTWVPIVGLWECSILQGDAIIHYHFLSGSRCGRGSPDVPAALDVPLRSGDILVHEVRQKSASETAYRVQSSYEILEGTRWIHSEPGGGDEYTVRHLKVRVNTAGHVFYDAADAFGGDPDTELYPAYIPALDTVLLDGLPYEVLARFDTLMFSDTVRACILRCADPNAPRTLVYADRFGLIFEETDTFAATLHSARIRGNTYNRQAEVRRWLPLCDGSVYEYRMTGPFSDTYGRMKLRDSTFAGRTSVFFNPPGMAVMGMGSLRYPLRGLMTEHVEGVRSNRGNMLLPFASDLGDTTATGMVIALEERNLFGKLRRVMRTAKVSEDVNRRDVFVEDIGLYASDILERGFGRFVWTLSGAIVCGMSIGTPLSVESDSFAPVASEMTLYPHPATSGAHVGVSVTVAGSGAYQLVVTDVLGRTQLARVVSLSEGRNTLQLPLHEFSSGSYILSLRNGEVVISAVFLVTP; from the coding sequence ATGGAAACAACAGTACGTGACGCTATCGGACAACAGAGAGCATGTCTCATCGTACCCGGACGGATAATGAAACAGATACTATGGATACCACGAGTGTGTACGGCTCTGCTTCTCTGTGCCCTGCAGCTGCCGGTATCCGCTCAATCGTCCGACAGCGCCTTTGTGTCGTTGTGCAAAGGCGACGTATCGTCATGGATGCGCATCCCGTCGCGAAGAATTGCTGTTCACTATTCCGCCCCCTCCATCGAGAGCAGCACTGTGCAGCGCGATACCATCATTGACGGCGGACAATACATTTGGCTGGAATATCCCCCGGAAATGGGATTGCCGGCAGGATGGATGCGTTCGGACTCCGCCGGGATGTATTTCAGGACGATCGACAGCGATACTCTCGTCCTTCCCACCCATGTGGAGCTCAATGACGTCGTGCTCAACGGGAAGGTGTTCGAGATACTCACTGTTCTCACGCAGTTCGGTGAACTGCCCGCGTACAGAGTGACGCGCACCGTGTTTCCTGGAAAGCGCTATGATTGGACCTGGGTGCCCATCGTGGGACTCTGGGAGTGCTCCATCCTGCAAGGTGACGCTATCATCCACTATCATTTCCTGTCCGGTTCGCGTTGCGGACGCGGATCGCCCGATGTGCCTGCGGCGCTCGACGTACCACTTCGCAGCGGCGATATACTCGTCCATGAAGTCAGACAAAAATCCGCGAGCGAAACGGCGTATCGGGTGCAGAGTTCTTACGAAATTCTGGAAGGAACGCGATGGATACATTCGGAGCCCGGCGGCGGAGACGAGTACACCGTTCGGCATCTGAAAGTGCGCGTCAACACCGCCGGACATGTTTTCTATGACGCGGCGGATGCATTCGGGGGTGATCCGGATACGGAGCTGTATCCCGCGTACATTCCCGCGCTCGATACCGTGCTTCTCGACGGCCTTCCGTACGAAGTGCTTGCCCGCTTCGATACGCTCATGTTCTCCGACACCGTGCGCGCCTGCATATTGCGCTGCGCTGATCCGAACGCGCCGAGAACGCTGGTCTACGCGGATCGCTTCGGGCTGATTTTCGAGGAGACCGACACCTTCGCGGCCACGCTGCACAGCGCAAGGATCAGGGGCAACACGTACAACAGGCAAGCCGAAGTCAGACGCTGGCTTCCCTTGTGCGACGGCAGCGTGTACGAGTATCGCATGACGGGACCGTTTTCCGATACCTATGGACGCATGAAACTGCGGGACAGCACATTCGCAGGGAGAACCTCCGTGTTCTTCAATCCCCCGGGCATGGCTGTGATGGGGATGGGGTCGCTGCGTTATCCGCTTCGTGGATTGATGACGGAGCACGTCGAGGGTGTCAGAAGCAACCGAGGGAACATGCTGCTTCCATTCGCTTCCGATTTGGGTGACACCACGGCGACCGGTATGGTCATAGCCCTGGAGGAGCGCAACCTTTTCGGGAAATTACGCCGCGTGATGCGTACCGCGAAAGTGAGCGAAGACGTCAACCGCCGGGATGTTTTCGTGGAAGACATCGGCCTGTACGCTTCCGATATTCTGGAGAGAGGATTCGGCCGCTTCGTCTGGACGCTTTCGGGCGCGATTGTCTGCGGGATGAGTATCGGTACCCCCTTATCGGTTGAGAGCGACAGCTTCGCTCCTGTTGCGTCGGAAATGACACTGTATCCGCATCCGGCCACATCCGGAGCGCATGTCGGCGTTTCGGTAACCGTCGCAGGCAGTGGAGCATATCAGCTCGTCGTCACCGACGTGCTTGGGCGGACACAGCTCGCACGGGTTGTCTCGTTGTCCGAAGGCAGGAATACCCTGCAACTCCCATTGCATGAATTCAGCTCAGGAAGCTACATCCTTTCGTTGCGCAACGGGGAGGTCGTGATCTCGGCCGTGTTTCTTGTAACACCGTGA
- a CDS encoding sigma-54 dependent transcriptional regulator — translation MSSATVSSQQPWIKVLQSHSIVTRSPAMRSIFERIDTIAQTDVTILITGETGVGKELVAEYIHRINPRSQHSFIKVGLAALPPELLESELFGHEQGAFTHAMRTKKGLFELANKGTILLDDIDDFPLHLQVKLLRVLEERALMRVGGTTRIPIDTRVICATKVDLRNLVERRLFRSDLFYRINVVPVDIPALRDRREDISLLVQYFLGRYAPHDTPLVEEPAMRALNDYAWPGNVRELKNTVQRLALFNKKAISLADLPREIRNDNPLENVLKTCGHCFANGSVSLDQLLSCLEFNLLRRTLEECHGNRSEAARKLRLRLSTFRDRLAKYGLDHIADDGNPSS, via the coding sequence ATGAGCAGCGCAACCGTTTCATCACAGCAGCCATGGATAAAGGTACTGCAATCGCATTCGATTGTGACGCGGAGTCCGGCGATGCGATCAATCTTCGAGCGAATCGATACGATTGCGCAAACAGATGTTACGATATTGATTACGGGTGAGACGGGGGTGGGCAAGGAATTGGTCGCGGAATACATCCACCGCATCAATCCCCGGTCCCAGCATTCATTCATCAAGGTCGGTCTTGCCGCGTTGCCGCCCGAGTTATTGGAGAGCGAGCTCTTCGGCCATGAGCAAGGGGCCTTTACCCATGCGATGCGCACAAAGAAGGGACTATTTGAACTCGCGAACAAGGGAACAATTTTACTCGACGACATTGATGATTTTCCGCTCCACCTTCAGGTCAAGCTTTTACGCGTTCTTGAGGAGCGCGCATTGATGCGTGTCGGAGGGACAACCCGGATACCCATCGATACACGAGTGATCTGCGCAACAAAAGTGGATCTTCGAAATCTCGTCGAACGGCGGCTCTTCCGGTCTGATCTGTTTTATCGAATAAACGTCGTCCCTGTGGATATTCCTGCTTTGCGTGACAGGCGGGAGGATATTTCACTGCTTGTCCAGTATTTCCTGGGCCGCTATGCACCGCACGATACCCCCCTCGTTGAAGAGCCGGCTATGAGAGCATTGAACGATTACGCATGGCCCGGGAACGTACGCGAGTTAAAGAATACGGTACAGCGACTCGCCCTTTTCAATAAAAAAGCAATCTCGCTCGCAGACCTCCCCCGTGAAATTCGCAATGACAATCCCCTCGAAAATGTCCTGAAGACCTGTGGACATTGCTTTGCCAACGGAAGCGTTTCACTCGATCAACTTCTCTCCTGCCTCGAATTCAATCTGCTACGGCGTACGCTTGAGGAATGCCATGGCAATCGGAGCGAGGCGGCGCGCAAGTTGCGGCTTCGACTTTCGACCTTTCGCGATCGCTTGGCAAAATACGGTCTTGATCACATAGCCGATGACGGAAATCCGTCAAGTTAA
- a CDS encoding electron transfer flavoprotein subunit beta, which produces MNILVFLKQVPDLVEELEVDASGTNLDRSWIRYIPSEQDEHAVEQAILLKEAYGGSVTVAALEIGDIDDALFTSFAKGADSLIRISLENAQELRSHEAAEIYAKLFRDGEYDLILTGVQAIDDLDGPVGARLATILDIPYIGVVRGIELEPESHSVRVKKEFPGGVVAVLRSPLPIVVGIQSSESPPRYVPIARIRQAAKSASINNLSFATGSAKNQFLVIERLYKPEQTGGAEMIEGTPEEIADRLITLFSENGLVR; this is translated from the coding sequence ATGAACATTCTCGTATTCTTGAAACAGGTGCCGGATCTCGTGGAAGAACTTGAGGTGGATGCCAGCGGCACGAATCTGGACCGTAGCTGGATTCGCTATATCCCGAGCGAGCAAGACGAACACGCAGTGGAGCAGGCCATCCTTCTCAAAGAAGCGTATGGCGGTTCGGTTACCGTCGCGGCTCTGGAGATCGGCGATATCGATGACGCTCTCTTCACCTCCTTTGCGAAAGGAGCGGATTCTCTGATTCGTATTTCTCTTGAGAACGCGCAAGAGCTCCGTTCGCACGAGGCGGCGGAGATATACGCAAAGCTGTTTCGTGACGGCGAGTACGACCTTATTCTCACCGGGGTACAGGCGATTGATGATCTTGACGGGCCGGTGGGTGCGCGTCTGGCGACGATACTCGACATTCCGTATATCGGCGTTGTCCGAGGAATTGAATTGGAGCCTGAATCACATTCGGTGCGGGTAAAAAAAGAATTCCCGGGTGGCGTCGTAGCGGTGCTTCGTTCTCCACTCCCCATTGTCGTCGGCATACAGAGCTCTGAATCCCCGCCTCGGTATGTACCGATCGCCAGAATTCGACAGGCGGCGAAAAGCGCGTCGATCAATAATCTGTCGTTCGCGACCGGAAGTGCTAAAAATCAGTTCCTGGTGATCGAGCGTTTGTATAAACCCGAGCAGACGGGCGGTGCAGAAATGATTGAGGGAACACCTGAAGAAATCGCCGACAGGTTGATTACGCTTTTTTCGGAAAACGGTTTGGTGAGGTGA